One region of Edaphobacter bradus genomic DNA includes:
- a CDS encoding polysaccharide lyase family protein, with translation MVKASLICGVVLAASAFPTCAQQRTIWQIGQFDDSSHEFHDSFGVEYTKPSSDVDYVVGKSTARDWPRFQPGPANGQAGGRLHPFRIDFTLSEAPRGTYVLKLAILYETPRLSALRVEVNGHAGVFSFAPKLDYAAGDWEGTFVPQTSSAERSIAIPAAWLRAGTNTLTLVAVDQPATPQNSQGDIAPGESGLIYDALALEQNPDEPYAAGEATATAEATIFFRQQEDRLSEVVRVCVETHEGGVLPTQIKLSTDGRTDTQPLHFGDAEFGESCAHFNVPEWKGVLRATLSVAGKTFPVTLQAQKKWTVLVVPHEHLDIGFTDYREKVAELQSQSIDGVLDLLPEHPEFRWTMDGSWVAQQYLAGRSPERGQQFLSAVRAGKIVMPPQYANQHTGVASLEGLTRSLYPSHALAKEFMLPVGAANITDVPSYSWSYASILHSAGIRYFAAASNSWRAPVLLEGRWNEKSPFYWEGPDGGRVLMWYSRAYLQLASMFGTPPTVEAVKDALPVFLQAYAHKEYRADSVILFGSQLENTALDRGQVTLPADWAKEYAYPRLQFSTFAEAMSSIERQFGGAIPTYRGDFGPYWEDGFTSGAHATAIHRANQQRLLNAETMGTIPSLLNPALRPDVSLLRDAWQNSLLFDEHTWTAAGATTQPESDETVRQWESKRAQVVRAGNDLTQSIALSFAQLEATLAPRDNSLLIFNALNWPRTGWLETDLPEGKEIVDPQTQDAVPQEVLRIEKGTPLPGFGGRTLRVRYRADNVPAVGYKLLSIVDAHPKTAATHEAAQGGGVLENRFYRVTLDAGSGSIRSIWDKELNRELVDASSPFTFGSYVYVTGADDMPDNSLYRYGATLPRPDLTTHLAAGGRIIAVQHGINSESATLESSAPNTPQIRTVIALPADSKRIDIRISLQKVATLHREAAYIAFPLAVEHPEFAYDTQNGWVDPARDELAGGSREWYAVQHWAAVHDGSESAAVIPVDAPMVTFGDVVRGAWPKEFEPKSATIFSWLMSNYWSTNFKSSQGGELTFRYAFVSGAKFEPAQLTRSGWKEMTPLESDTVPASPTPSSIHSASFLTLDNANVVLSTWKRAEDGNGSILRLTEIAGRSETLHLSTPHLQMERVWRCSLLEDCMQELPVRDNSVAVELKPFEIMTLRLKTQPEKMP, from the coding sequence GTGGTAAAGGCCTCACTCATCTGTGGAGTCGTGCTCGCAGCGTCGGCTTTCCCCACATGTGCGCAGCAGCGAACGATCTGGCAGATTGGCCAGTTCGACGACTCGTCACACGAATTTCACGACAGCTTTGGCGTGGAGTACACGAAACCGTCGTCGGACGTGGACTACGTCGTGGGCAAGAGTACGGCTCGCGACTGGCCCCGGTTTCAACCGGGGCCGGCGAATGGTCAGGCGGGAGGAAGGCTTCACCCGTTCCGAATCGATTTCACGTTGAGCGAAGCACCACGCGGCACCTACGTATTGAAGCTGGCGATACTGTACGAGACACCGCGACTCTCGGCGCTGCGCGTAGAGGTGAACGGCCACGCGGGCGTCTTTTCCTTTGCTCCAAAGCTGGATTATGCGGCGGGGGACTGGGAAGGCACGTTCGTCCCACAGACCTCGTCCGCAGAGCGATCTATCGCGATTCCGGCGGCTTGGCTACGCGCGGGGACTAACACGTTGACATTAGTCGCCGTGGATCAGCCGGCCACACCACAGAATTCTCAGGGCGATATTGCACCGGGCGAAAGTGGTCTGATTTATGACGCTCTGGCGCTCGAGCAAAATCCCGACGAGCCATACGCAGCGGGTGAGGCTACTGCGACAGCTGAGGCGACAATCTTTTTCCGGCAGCAAGAGGATCGGCTTAGCGAAGTTGTGCGGGTTTGTGTAGAGACGCATGAGGGTGGTGTGCTGCCGACGCAGATCAAATTAAGTACCGACGGACGCACAGACACACAGCCGCTACACTTCGGCGATGCTGAGTTCGGCGAGAGTTGTGCGCATTTCAATGTACCGGAATGGAAAGGCGTGCTGCGGGCCACGCTGAGCGTTGCCGGCAAAACGTTCCCGGTGACGCTGCAAGCACAAAAAAAGTGGACGGTGCTGGTAGTCCCACATGAACACTTGGATATCGGCTTCACAGACTATCGCGAGAAGGTTGCGGAGTTGCAGTCGCAGAGCATCGACGGCGTGCTCGATCTACTGCCGGAACATCCGGAGTTTCGCTGGACAATGGACGGTAGCTGGGTCGCACAGCAATATCTAGCTGGCCGTTCTCCGGAACGCGGCCAACAGTTTCTCAGTGCGGTTCGAGCAGGAAAAATCGTAATGCCGCCGCAGTACGCGAATCAGCATACGGGCGTTGCGTCTCTTGAAGGTCTGACACGCTCGCTGTATCCATCGCATGCTCTGGCGAAGGAGTTCATGCTGCCGGTGGGTGCGGCGAACATCACCGACGTTCCATCGTACTCGTGGTCATATGCGTCGATCCTGCACAGCGCAGGCATACGCTACTTTGCGGCGGCCAGCAACTCGTGGCGCGCTCCGGTGCTGCTGGAGGGGCGGTGGAATGAGAAGTCCCCGTTCTATTGGGAAGGGCCGGACGGAGGCCGCGTTCTGATGTGGTATTCGCGCGCGTATCTGCAACTGGCATCCATGTTCGGCACGCCGCCGACGGTGGAGGCTGTGAAAGATGCGTTGCCTGTCTTCCTGCAGGCGTATGCGCACAAGGAGTATCGCGCAGATTCTGTGATTCTCTTTGGGAGCCAGTTGGAGAATACGGCGCTCGATCGAGGGCAAGTGACGCTCCCTGCTGATTGGGCCAAGGAATATGCATATCCGCGTCTACAGTTTTCGACCTTCGCCGAGGCGATGTCCTCGATCGAGCGCCAATTTGGCGGAGCGATCCCAACCTATCGCGGCGACTTTGGTCCTTACTGGGAGGATGGCTTCACATCAGGTGCACATGCGACGGCGATCCATCGCGCAAATCAGCAGAGGCTCTTGAACGCTGAGACGATGGGCACAATCCCGTCTCTATTGAATCCTGCTCTGCGTCCTGATGTTTCGTTGTTGCGCGACGCGTGGCAGAACTCGTTGCTTTTTGACGAGCACACATGGACGGCGGCCGGTGCGACGACGCAACCGGAGAGCGACGAAACGGTGCGGCAGTGGGAAAGCAAGCGCGCGCAGGTGGTCCGCGCCGGCAACGATCTGACGCAAAGCATCGCGCTGAGTTTCGCACAGCTGGAAGCAACGTTGGCGCCGAGAGACAACTCACTGCTCATCTTCAATGCATTAAACTGGCCGCGCACCGGATGGCTCGAGACGGATCTCCCAGAGGGCAAAGAGATTGTCGATCCTCAGACACAGGACGCTGTGCCGCAGGAGGTATTGCGAATCGAGAAGGGTACGCCGTTGCCGGGGTTCGGCGGACGCACGCTGCGTGTACGATATCGGGCAGACAATGTTCCCGCAGTCGGATATAAGCTGCTGTCAATCGTCGATGCTCACCCGAAGACTGCGGCGACACACGAGGCGGCGCAGGGCGGCGGAGTTTTAGAGAATCGCTTCTATCGCGTGACTCTGGACGCGGGAAGCGGCTCGATTCGTAGCATATGGGACAAAGAGCTGAACCGGGAACTGGTAGATGCAAGTAGTCCCTTTACCTTCGGCAGCTATGTGTACGTGACGGGCGCGGATGACATGCCTGACAACAGCCTTTACCGTTATGGCGCGACGCTGCCAAGGCCGGATTTGACGACACATCTAGCGGCTGGCGGCCGCATCATTGCTGTGCAACACGGGATAAATTCGGAGTCTGCAACACTAGAGTCGTCCGCGCCGAACACGCCGCAGATTCGGACTGTGATTGCTCTACCTGCGGATTCCAAGCGCATCGACATTCGTATATCACTTCAGAAAGTCGCGACGCTGCACCGCGAAGCGGCGTACATTGCGTTTCCCTTGGCAGTCGAACATCCGGAGTTCGCATATGACACACAGAATGGATGGGTCGATCCGGCGCGGGATGAGCTCGCAGGTGGGAGCCGGGAGTGGTATGCCGTACAGCACTGGGCAGCAGTACACGATGGCTCGGAATCGGCAGCAGTGATTCCGGTGGATGCCCCGATGGTTACGTTCGGAGATGTGGTGCGTGGTGCATGGCCGAAGGAGTTCGAGCCGAAGAGCGCGACGATCTTCTCGTGGCTGATGAGCAACTACTGGAGCACGAACTTTAAATCATCGCAGGGCGGCGAGCTTACCTTCCGGTACGCGTTCGTGAGTGGAGCGAAATTCGAGCCGGCTCAGCTGACGCGGAGTGGATGGAAAGAGATGACGCCGCTCGAGAGCGACACCGTTCCGGCAAGCCCGACGCCGTCTTCGATACACAGTGCGAGCTTTCTGACGCTCGACAATGCGAATGTCGTGCTGTCGACATGGAAGCGCGCGGAAGATGGGAATGGCAGCATATTGCGGCTGACAGAAATCGCAGGCCGCTCAGAGACGCTGCACCTGAGCACGCCGCATCTCCAGATGGAAAGAGTGTGGCGGTGTTCGCTCTTGGAGGACTGCATGCAAGAGTTGCCAGTGCGCGACAACAGTGTTGCAGTAGAGCTGAAACCGTTTGAGATCATGACGCTGCGCCTGAAGACGCAGCCGGAGAAGATGCCATGA
- a CDS encoding SDR family NAD(P)-dependent oxidoreductase translates to MSFRFNGKVALVTGGAMGIGAATAQLLGELGASVAILDLDATRGTATAAQMEKSGYQAAFYKCDVGSVEAVNDAVHRAEERFGAVHLLVSNAGIQRYGDVVSTSVEQWDETLRVHVQGCFHAIRAAVPAMLRAGGGALVVTGSVQTYTAIQNSAAYVTAKHALLGLVRSVALDYAARGIRANCVLPGAIDTPMLRSVAAEAEDPEFLLQQCARMHPLGRVGRPEEVARAIAFLLSDWASFITGAALLVDGGMLVPTGGMGFGESGLGASGS, encoded by the coding sequence ATGAGCTTTCGGTTCAACGGAAAGGTGGCCCTCGTGACAGGCGGCGCGATGGGAATTGGCGCGGCGACGGCACAGCTGCTGGGCGAGTTGGGCGCGTCGGTGGCTATTCTCGATCTGGATGCGACGCGAGGCACAGCGACGGCTGCCCAGATGGAGAAGAGCGGATATCAGGCGGCCTTCTACAAGTGCGATGTGGGTTCCGTGGAGGCGGTGAATGACGCGGTCCATCGGGCGGAGGAACGCTTCGGCGCGGTGCATCTGCTCGTGAGCAACGCAGGCATTCAGCGCTATGGCGACGTAGTATCCACAAGTGTGGAGCAGTGGGACGAAACGCTGCGCGTGCATGTGCAAGGGTGCTTTCATGCGATACGCGCGGCGGTTCCAGCGATGCTGCGCGCCGGCGGCGGCGCCCTGGTAGTGACGGGTTCGGTGCAGACCTACACGGCGATACAGAACTCCGCCGCATACGTTACCGCAAAGCATGCTCTGCTTGGCCTCGTACGCTCGGTGGCATTGGACTATGCTGCACGTGGGATTCGAGCGAACTGCGTACTGCCCGGAGCGATCGATACCCCGATGTTGCGGTCGGTGGCCGCGGAAGCGGAGGACCCGGAGTTCCTATTACAGCAATGTGCACGGATGCATCCTCTTGGACGTGTCGGCAGGCCCGAAGAAGTTGCGCGCGCGATCGCGTTTCTGTTGAGCGACTGGGCCTCGTTCATCACAGGTGCTGCGCTCCTGGTGGATGGTGGGATGCTGGTTCCAACGGGCGGCATGGGCTTCGGCGAAAGCGGCCTGGGAGCATCCGGCTCATGA